The following are encoded together in the Arthrobacter sp. Y-9 genome:
- a CDS encoding helix-turn-helix domain-containing protein, translating to MTQSDGKPSPTPSASADKAETLKKLRANVGQLSTRTTRQLEASLPWYARLSADERSTLGLVAQNGIAAFVTWYERPSSPAWILSDVFGTAPSEMTRAISLQKALQLIRIVVEVVEEQVPVLAPEKAQPELREAVLRYSREVAFAAADVYARAAESRGSWDTRLEALIVDAILRGENTDALRSRIAALGWKAQERFTVVVGKTPLEPSASYVSELRRTAGRYADDALVGIQGDRLILVLGGLHDRENSLAKLSELFAPGPVVHGPEAASLTDASLSAQAAFAGLTAARAWPAAPRPVAAGDLLPERVISGDETARRQLVAGIYRPLLAASNGLVDTLSSYLELGHSLEATARELFVHANTVRYRLKRVCDVTGWDPLIPREAYVLQTALAVGRLAPPQRPAHDRHATRPH from the coding sequence ATGACGCAGTCCGATGGAAAGCCCTCGCCCACCCCGTCCGCCTCCGCGGACAAGGCGGAGACCTTGAAGAAGCTGCGCGCCAACGTCGGGCAGCTCTCGACCCGGACCACCCGGCAGCTCGAAGCCTCGCTCCCCTGGTACGCCCGCCTCAGCGCCGACGAGCGGTCCACGCTGGGCCTCGTGGCGCAGAACGGCATCGCCGCGTTCGTCACCTGGTACGAGCGGCCGAGTTCCCCCGCCTGGATCCTGTCCGACGTCTTCGGCACGGCGCCGAGCGAGATGACCCGCGCCATCAGCCTGCAGAAGGCGCTCCAGCTCATCCGGATCGTGGTCGAGGTGGTCGAGGAGCAGGTCCCCGTGCTCGCCCCGGAGAAGGCGCAGCCGGAACTCCGCGAGGCCGTCCTCCGGTACTCGCGCGAGGTGGCCTTCGCGGCAGCCGATGTCTACGCCCGCGCCGCCGAATCCCGCGGATCCTGGGACACCCGTCTCGAAGCGCTCATCGTGGACGCGATCCTCCGCGGCGAGAACACGGACGCCCTCAGGTCCCGGATCGCGGCTCTCGGCTGGAAGGCCCAGGAGCGCTTCACCGTGGTGGTCGGCAAGACGCCCCTGGAACCGAGCGCCAGCTACGTGAGCGAGCTGCGGCGCACTGCCGGCCGCTACGCCGACGATGCCCTGGTGGGCATCCAGGGCGACCGGCTCATCCTGGTGCTCGGCGGCCTGCACGACCGCGAAAACTCCCTCGCGAAGCTGAGCGAGCTGTTCGCACCGGGGCCCGTGGTGCACGGCCCCGAAGCGGCCTCACTCACCGACGCCAGTCTGTCCGCGCAGGCGGCGTTCGCCGGACTGACCGCGGCCCGCGCCTGGCCTGCGGCGCCCCGCCCCGTGGCGGCGGGCGACCTCCTCCCAGAGCGGGTCATCTCCGGTGACGAGACCGCCCGGCGGCAGCTCGTGGCAGGGATCTACCGTCCGCTGCTGGCGGCCTCGAACGGCTTGGTGGACACGCTGAGCAGCTACCTCGAACTCGGGCATTCGCTCGAGGCGACGGCCCGCGAACTCTTCGTCCACGCGAACACCGTGCGGTACCGGCTCAAGAGGGTCTGCGACGTCACCGGCTGGGACCCGCTGATCCCCCGCGAAGCGTATGTGCTGCAGACCGCGCTGGCGGTCGGCCGCCTCGCTCCGCCGCAGCGACCCGCGCACGACCGCCATGCAACCCGCCCACATTGA
- a CDS encoding LacI family DNA-binding transcriptional regulator, whose translation MTVTKARPSVYDVAAAAGVSTASISRYFRTPEKLSETLRDRIQSAVQELGYLPSGLARGLAERSTGTLGFYSFSGHEPDEWDRSPVPSAEGEVPRVEYRGRWPRLFPLYADEVLRGIELECTLRRLPLLVGWQDSDGRGVALDDIARRSDGLVVLPATIEEAQLRLLAQRLPMVLVSQLVPEGMTASSVRVDDFSGMRALTAHLADEHGARRFAFAGSATGAEHAARHAGFTAALQDRGLKVPVEPLVDAGSRSATYAAVTTLLTAERSFADRLPDAIVCSSDQTALGVQAALGDHGIAVPGDVAITGFDGLDAARLADPPLTTVRQPMDELGRVAVELLTEALDAPGTSRHVVLPVAMLLGRSCGCP comes from the coding sequence ATGACCGTGACGAAGGCGCGTCCATCGGTGTACGACGTCGCAGCGGCGGCCGGCGTGTCCACGGCGTCGATCTCGAGGTACTTCCGCACTCCGGAAAAGCTCAGCGAGACGCTCCGGGACCGCATCCAGAGCGCCGTCCAGGAACTCGGCTATCTGCCCAGCGGTCTGGCCCGCGGCCTCGCCGAACGGAGCACCGGCACTCTCGGCTTCTACTCGTTCAGTGGGCACGAACCCGACGAATGGGACCGCAGCCCGGTGCCGAGCGCCGAGGGCGAGGTGCCCCGCGTCGAGTACCGCGGACGCTGGCCCCGGCTGTTCCCGCTGTATGCCGACGAGGTGCTGCGGGGTATCGAATTGGAGTGCACGCTCCGCCGACTCCCACTCCTGGTCGGCTGGCAGGACTCCGACGGCCGCGGTGTGGCGCTCGATGACATCGCACGCCGCAGCGACGGTCTCGTGGTGCTGCCCGCCACGATCGAGGAGGCGCAACTGCGACTCCTGGCGCAGCGGCTCCCGATGGTGCTCGTCTCACAGCTCGTGCCAGAGGGCATGACCGCGTCCTCGGTCAGGGTCGACGACTTCAGCGGCATGCGGGCGCTCACGGCACACCTGGCGGACGAACACGGAGCCCGTCGTTTCGCGTTCGCGGGTTCGGCCACGGGTGCCGAGCATGCGGCTCGTCACGCCGGTTTCACCGCGGCGCTGCAGGACCGCGGGCTGAAGGTGCCGGTCGAGCCGCTCGTGGATGCCGGGTCCCGCTCCGCCACGTACGCCGCCGTGACTACATTGCTGACCGCAGAGCGGTCGTTCGCGGACCGGCTCCCCGATGCGATCGTCTGCTCGAGTGATCAGACGGCCCTGGGGGTGCAGGCCGCGCTCGGGGACCACGGGATCGCGGTCCCCGGGGACGTCGCGATCACGGGCTTCGACGGGCTCGACGCGGCGCGGCTGGCGGATCCGCCGCTGACCACGGTCCGCCAGCCGATGGACGAGCTGGGGCGCGTCGCCGTCGAGCTTCTCACCGAGGCTCTCGACGCGCCGGGGACCAGCCGCCACGTCGTCCTGCCCGTGGCGATGCTCCTGGGCCGCAGCTGCGGCTGCCCCTGA
- a CDS encoding alpha/beta hydrolase — MRWRRGRWRRPAVDPAVTAFEKAAAPFKKPEPSDAAGRRRVAQENDDRIQVEFAETPLETATADHLVPARQAPDVRVRVYWPGWEPASPGAGLPVLVYFYGGGFTLGGIDWKAWDARLRRRAQDAGVIIVAPDYAHAPEHQFPVQPEQCWAALEWACEHAEELGGSRDRMAVGGASSGGNLAAAVTLMNRERNRIPVRLQILENPALDLTIGHADMSGIGPSMPHVILEKAGRALVAQYLGPDRALAREPYASPLLAESHEGLPPAVIFTAELDPLRGDGEAYARALSASGVPVTALRFVSQTHESLGIPVPFAAGDFAHRAWVSEVARLRE, encoded by the coding sequence ATGAGGTGGAGACGAGGACGCTGGCGGCGTCCCGCCGTCGACCCGGCCGTCACCGCCTTCGAGAAGGCTGCGGCCCCTTTCAAGAAGCCTGAGCCCTCTGATGCCGCAGGGCGTCGCCGCGTGGCTCAGGAGAATGACGACCGGATCCAGGTGGAATTCGCCGAAACACCGCTCGAAACAGCGACGGCGGATCACCTGGTACCGGCGCGTCAGGCGCCTGACGTGCGGGTGCGGGTCTACTGGCCGGGCTGGGAGCCGGCGTCTCCCGGAGCGGGACTCCCGGTGCTGGTGTATTTCTATGGCGGCGGCTTCACGCTGGGCGGCATCGACTGGAAGGCCTGGGACGCGAGACTGCGGCGGCGAGCGCAGGACGCCGGGGTCATCATCGTCGCGCCGGACTACGCGCACGCACCCGAGCACCAGTTCCCGGTTCAGCCGGAGCAGTGCTGGGCGGCGCTGGAGTGGGCCTGTGAGCACGCCGAGGAACTGGGAGGATCGCGGGACCGGATGGCGGTCGGCGGCGCCTCGTCGGGCGGCAATCTCGCCGCGGCGGTGACCCTCATGAATCGCGAGCGGAACCGGATTCCGGTGCGGCTTCAGATCCTGGAGAACCCGGCCCTCGATCTCACGATCGGCCACGCGGACATGAGCGGCATCGGCCCCAGCATGCCGCACGTCATCCTGGAGAAGGCGGGCCGGGCGCTCGTGGCCCAGTATCTCGGGCCGGACCGGGCACTCGCTCGGGAACCGTATGCGTCACCGCTTCTCGCAGAGTCTCATGAGGGACTCCCACCCGCGGTGATCTTCACCGCGGAGCTGGATCCGCTGCGCGGTGACGGCGAGGCGTATGCCCGGGCGCTCTCGGCGTCCGGCGTCCCGGTGACGGCACTGCGGTTCGTGTCACAGACCCACGAGTCGTTGGGGATCCCGGTCCCGTTCGCGGCGGGCGACTTCGCGCACCGCGCATGGGTGAGCGAGGTGGCTCGGCTGCGGGAGTAG
- a CDS encoding DUF3052 domain-containing protein, which produces MSEADAVADVTTASRLGFKDGDLIQEFGYDEDVDFDFRADIEDITGSELLDEDEQEVVDAVILWWRNDDGDLVDALVDVLPALEGDGVVWILTPKSGREGYVPPAEIQQAAPTAGLHSTSTLSAAKDWSGTRLVFRKKK; this is translated from the coding sequence GTGAGCGAGGCCGACGCCGTCGCGGACGTCACCACTGCCAGCCGTCTGGGTTTCAAGGACGGCGACCTGATCCAGGAGTTCGGATACGACGAGGATGTCGACTTCGACTTCCGCGCGGACATCGAGGACATCACCGGTTCGGAGCTGCTGGACGAGGATGAACAGGAAGTAGTCGACGCCGTCATCCTGTGGTGGCGCAACGATGATGGCGACCTGGTGGACGCCCTCGTGGACGTCCTTCCCGCCCTGGAAGGCGACGGTGTGGTCTGGATCCTGACCCCCAAGTCGGGCCGGGAGGGTTACGTTCCTCCTGCCGAGATCCAGCAGGCCGCCCCCACCGCGGGTCTGCACAGCACATCGACTCTGTCCGCAGCGAAGGACTGGTCCGGGACCCGACTGGTGTTCCGGAAGAAGAAGTGA
- a CDS encoding MFS transporter → MSVQKRIPAALDPSAAVTEPVVHLADAETVPGERQTPWFWVSFALAWGATGVAQGVAGVAVPQLLKQWDAASASANLSVLLTVGGFATLVVTPVFGRLSDRSRSRLGLRRPWILSGSLIALAGYLALAWAPTPAWLWIGIVLNYVGWGAVAMAQHSLFADQIRRRIRAIMSAVTGAAGTVGILVGTMMTGQLASLGQAAMFLIPGAVAVVLSLTLFVTLRDLHRTDAPPPFNLEAFISTFWLSPRRHPDFAWAWICRFLMTASIVTVTSYLYLTISGRFDLDDPSVIAGVQTQATLVFTVCNLLFAFLFGVISDRTRRRKPSVLFGAMLSAVGLIVAVATPGLPIFLVGIALIGAGQGAYISADVALMTECLPSVEEAGKDLGIVALAYLLPNIFVPVLGFLLTRIGSPTGENFVALYVAAFVMAVFAGLSVLRIRSVR, encoded by the coding sequence ATGTCGGTCCAGAAGAGAATCCCCGCCGCGCTCGACCCGTCGGCGGCCGTTACGGAACCCGTCGTGCACCTGGCCGACGCCGAAACGGTGCCCGGGGAGCGGCAGACTCCGTGGTTCTGGGTGAGCTTCGCCCTCGCGTGGGGCGCGACCGGCGTCGCGCAGGGAGTGGCCGGCGTCGCCGTGCCGCAGCTGCTCAAGCAGTGGGACGCGGCGAGCGCCTCAGCGAACCTCAGTGTCCTGCTGACGGTGGGCGGTTTCGCCACGCTCGTGGTGACCCCGGTCTTCGGCCGGCTGAGCGACCGCTCGCGGTCCCGCCTGGGGCTGCGGAGGCCGTGGATCCTCTCCGGATCACTGATCGCCCTCGCCGGCTACCTCGCCCTCGCCTGGGCGCCCACCCCCGCCTGGCTCTGGATCGGCATCGTGCTGAACTACGTGGGCTGGGGCGCCGTCGCCATGGCGCAACACAGCCTCTTCGCGGATCAGATCCGGCGCCGGATCCGCGCCATCATGTCGGCGGTCACCGGGGCGGCGGGCACGGTCGGCATCCTGGTCGGCACAATGATGACCGGGCAGCTCGCCTCCCTGGGGCAGGCCGCCATGTTCCTCATCCCGGGAGCCGTGGCGGTGGTGCTGTCCCTGACGCTGTTCGTCACCCTGCGGGATCTCCACCGGACGGACGCTCCCCCGCCGTTCAATCTGGAAGCGTTCATCAGCACCTTCTGGCTCAGTCCTCGGCGCCACCCGGATTTCGCCTGGGCCTGGATCTGCCGTTTCCTCATGACCGCGTCGATCGTCACGGTGACGAGTTACCTCTACCTGACGATCTCCGGACGGTTCGACCTCGACGATCCTTCGGTGATCGCCGGAGTGCAGACGCAGGCCACCCTGGTCTTCACCGTCTGCAATCTGCTGTTCGCCTTCCTCTTCGGCGTCATCTCGGACCGGACCAGGCGGCGCAAGCCCAGTGTGCTGTTCGGTGCGATGCTCAGTGCCGTCGGCCTCATCGTGGCGGTCGCGACGCCGGGTCTGCCGATCTTCCTGGTCGGGATCGCCCTGATCGGCGCGGGACAGGGCGCCTACATCTCGGCCGATGTGGCCCTGATGACCGAATGCCTCCCCTCGGTGGAGGAAGCCGGCAAGGATCTCGGGATCGTCGCGCTGGCGTATCTGTTGCCGAACATCTTCGTCCCGGTGCTGGGCTTCCTCCTCACCAGGATCGGATCGCCGACCGGGGAGAACTTCGTGGCCCTCTACGTGGCCGCCTTCGTCATGGCGGTGTTCGCCGGACTGTCCGTCCTCAGAATCAGGAGTGTGCGCTGA
- a CDS encoding peroxiredoxin, with protein sequence MSQQVANPLGLVSPAVGEEAPDFTLVNQFGEEVTLSALRGRPAVVVFFPFAFSGICTGELCEIRDNISLFAGLDARVLAVSVDSKFALRAWADQQGYDFDLLADFWPHGAAARAYGVFDEESGMAVRGTFILDADGVVRYGVVNPRGQARDFEAYRQALAELAE encoded by the coding sequence ATGTCGCAACAAGTGGCGAACCCCCTGGGGCTGGTTTCCCCGGCCGTGGGGGAGGAGGCGCCCGACTTCACCCTGGTGAACCAGTTCGGTGAAGAGGTGACCCTCAGCGCGCTGCGCGGCCGACCCGCCGTCGTCGTGTTCTTCCCGTTCGCGTTCTCCGGCATCTGCACGGGTGAGCTGTGTGAGATCCGGGACAACATCTCCCTGTTCGCCGGGCTCGACGCCCGCGTGCTGGCCGTGTCCGTGGACAGCAAGTTCGCGCTGCGCGCCTGGGCCGATCAGCAGGGCTATGACTTCGACCTCCTGGCGGACTTCTGGCCGCATGGCGCAGCCGCCCGGGCGTACGGGGTGTTCGACGAGGAGTCCGGCATGGCCGTGCGCGGCACGTTCATCCTGGACGCTGACGGGGTGGTCCGCTACGGCGTGGTCAACCCGCGCGGTCAGGCACGCGACTTCGAGGCGTACCGGCAGGCCCTGGCGGAACTCGCGGAATGA
- a CDS encoding serine hydrolase domain-containing protein, translated as MTQEVLPRQTPEQLGVDPRGIGAFLDAVEAAGIELHSLMIAVDGAVVAESWWHPYDASTPHLLYSLSKSFTSVAAGIAESEGLLRRDDRLADLLPEAAGYGDATIADALRMSVGHLLDPVLDPSVELPVTDDGLLQLLAAYHPERGPGEIFTYDQLATFAVAKIIERAAGTSLFEYLRPRLLEPLGATEAKWAGGDSNPGFTGLHLRTASIAAFGQLLLQRGVWQGRRLVPAEWIDQATSVRISNDADHRFPPGQPVDRDSSLGYGYQFWIGDHGYHAGGAYSQLCLVLPGVNSVIALTASTVLGQPLLDAVWEHLLPVLSSRGDTLGTDAGSLDSAALSRRLQETAIPAPTAGAERRAEAQAKANLGMLAGLVLALRGEAAPDGWAEAAERAPEWAALAAQAIRTAGAPLAPPSSHSVAGTVFTRAPGEPGLPEVRFGGLGGTDLPELESVRLDGDTLTLTLDGVAYGLRVGGDDWTRGELLSDPPVRFATRGGWDGTDAFEAELRMIEGPHVGLLRLSPETGHFSFTWREPTLVGRGLAGYQV; from the coding sequence TCGCCGAGTCCTGGTGGCATCCGTACGACGCATCCACACCTCACCTGCTGTACTCGCTGAGCAAGAGCTTCACCTCGGTGGCAGCCGGCATCGCCGAGTCCGAGGGCCTGCTCCGCAGGGACGACCGGCTGGCCGATCTCCTCCCGGAGGCGGCGGGTTACGGCGACGCGACGATCGCCGACGCCCTGCGCATGTCGGTGGGACACCTCCTCGATCCCGTCCTCGACCCGAGTGTCGAGCTTCCGGTCACCGACGACGGCCTTCTCCAGCTGCTGGCCGCGTACCACCCGGAGCGGGGCCCTGGAGAGATCTTCACCTACGATCAGCTCGCCACCTTCGCGGTCGCCAAGATCATCGAACGAGCCGCCGGAACCTCCCTCTTCGAGTACCTCCGCCCTCGCCTGCTCGAACCCCTCGGGGCGACGGAGGCGAAGTGGGCCGGCGGCGACTCCAACCCCGGCTTCACGGGCCTCCACCTCCGCACCGCATCGATCGCCGCGTTCGGGCAGCTGCTCCTGCAGCGCGGAGTCTGGCAGGGCCGCAGGCTCGTGCCGGCGGAGTGGATCGATCAGGCCACTTCGGTGCGGATCAGCAATGACGCGGACCACCGGTTCCCGCCGGGCCAGCCGGTGGACCGGGACAGTTCGCTCGGCTACGGGTATCAGTTCTGGATCGGCGATCACGGATACCACGCGGGCGGCGCCTACAGCCAGCTGTGCCTCGTCCTGCCCGGGGTGAATTCGGTGATCGCCCTGACCGCCTCGACCGTGCTCGGTCAGCCCCTCCTCGACGCCGTCTGGGAGCACCTGCTCCCCGTGTTGTCGAGTCGGGGCGACACCCTGGGGACCGATGCCGGCTCCTTGGACAGCGCTGCTCTCTCCCGGCGTCTTCAGGAGACGGCCATCCCCGCGCCCACTGCCGGCGCCGAACGCCGCGCCGAGGCCCAGGCGAAAGCCAACCTCGGGATGCTGGCGGGACTCGTGCTGGCCCTGCGGGGAGAGGCTGCGCCCGACGGCTGGGCGGAGGCCGCCGAGCGGGCGCCGGAGTGGGCCGCCCTGGCCGCCCAGGCGATCAGGACTGCGGGCGCACCGCTCGCGCCGCCGTCGTCGCACAGCGTTGCCGGAACCGTCTTCACTCGCGCTCCCGGCGAGCCGGGGCTTCCCGAGGTGCGCTTCGGCGGGCTGGGCGGCACGGACCTGCCGGAGCTCGAATCAGTGCGGCTCGACGGCGACACCCTGACTCTGACGCTCGACGGCGTGGCGTATGGTCTCCGCGTCGGCGGCGATGACTGGACCCGGGGCGAACTGCTGAGCGATCCCCCGGTCCGCTTCGCCACGCGGGGCGGCTGGGACGGGACCGACGCGTTCGAGGCCGAGCTCCGGATGATCGAGGGCCCGCATGTGGGGCTGCTCAGACTCTCCCCCGAGACCGGGCACTTCTCCTTCACCTGGCGGGAACCGACGCTCGTGGGACGTGGCCTCGCGGGCTATCAGGTGTAG
- a CDS encoding NAD-dependent protein deacetylase — protein sequence MTDITTDEALEEALGLLRSRAVVVLTGAGISTDSGIPAYRGPNSRPSNPITLQEYMGSAAARQRYWARNHLGWRRVKWAEPNDGHLALAELERAGAIQAVITQNVDRLHEDAGSENVVDLHGRVDQIICTECGDLLRRRTLEEMLTALNPGFIERAEELGVVEAPDADAQIDDALAREFVVAPCPRCGGVLKPDFVFFGENVPKPRLARALKLVEEADVLLVAGTSLTVMSGLRFVRQADKSGTPVVLVNQGPTRGDELATVRLHSGTSETLRAFARALLPPPVPRAH from the coding sequence ATGACCGATATCACCACGGACGAGGCGCTCGAGGAGGCTCTGGGTCTTCTCCGCTCCCGTGCCGTGGTGGTGCTGACGGGTGCCGGGATCAGCACGGATTCCGGGATCCCCGCATATCGGGGCCCGAATTCGCGCCCGTCGAATCCGATCACGCTCCAGGAGTACATGGGCTCCGCCGCTGCCCGGCAGCGGTACTGGGCCCGGAATCATCTGGGGTGGCGACGGGTGAAGTGGGCTGAGCCGAACGACGGTCACCTCGCGCTGGCCGAGCTCGAACGCGCTGGAGCCATCCAGGCCGTCATCACGCAGAACGTGGACCGCCTTCACGAGGACGCCGGCAGCGAGAACGTGGTGGATCTGCATGGCCGCGTCGACCAGATCATCTGCACCGAGTGTGGCGACCTGTTGCGGCGCCGAACGCTCGAGGAGATGCTGACCGCGCTCAATCCCGGGTTCATCGAGCGAGCCGAGGAGCTGGGTGTCGTCGAGGCGCCCGATGCCGACGCCCAGATCGATGACGCCCTGGCCCGCGAGTTCGTGGTCGCTCCGTGTCCGCGCTGCGGGGGAGTGCTCAAGCCCGACTTCGTGTTCTTCGGGGAGAACGTGCCGAAGCCGCGTCTGGCGCGTGCCCTGAAGCTTGTGGAGGAGGCCGACGTGCTGCTCGTCGCCGGGACCTCGCTCACGGTCATGAGCGGGCTGCGTTTCGTCCGACAGGCCGACAAGTCCGGAACCCCGGTGGTGCTCGTCAACCAGGGCCCGACCAGGGGCGATGAGCTGGCCACCGTTCGGCTGCACAGCGGCACCTCGGAGACCTTGCGGGCGTTCGCCCGCGCGCTGCTACCCCCTCCGGTGCCCCGGGCACACTGA
- the aceE gene encoding pyruvate dehydrogenase (acetyl-transferring), homodimeric type — protein sequence MAAEEITPSILSGLTAGVPDVDPEETSEWVESFDALVKEQGTERARFIMRSLLQRAGAQSVGVPMVTTTDYVNTIPVDQEPAFPGNEELERRYRAYMRWNAAIMVHRAQDPRIGVGGHISTYAGAATLYEVGFNHFFRGKDHPGGGDQVFFQGHASPGMYARAFMEGRLSEEDLNAFRQEKSKAPHGLSSYPHPRLMPEFWEFPTVSMGIGPMNAIYQAQSNRYLHNRGLKDTSDQHVWAFLGDGEMDEPESRGLLQLAANEGLDNLTFVINCNLQRLDGPVRGNGKIMQELEAFFRGAGWNVIKVVWGREWDDLLAKDQDGSLVDIMNTTVDGDYQTYKAENGAFVREHFFGRTPQTKELVADLTDDQIWNLKRGGHDYRKVYAAYKAAMEFKGKPTVILAHTVKGYGLGTHFEGRNATHQMKKLTMEDLKAFRDHLRIPITDEELEKDLYNPPYYHPGTDAPEIKYMMERRAALGGSVPERRAKHDELVLPSDKAYEVAYKGSGKQKAATTMAFVRLLKDLLRDKDFGKHVALIVPDESRTFGMDAFFPTAKIYNPNGQNYLSVDRELVLAYKEAATGQLIHPGINEAGAVAAFTAAGTSYATHGVPLIPIYVFYSMFGFQRTGDSFWAAADQMTRGFIIGATAGRTTLTGEGLQHADGHSPILAGTNPAIRSYDPAFGYEIAHIMRDGLERMYGPDSDDRNIMYYLTVYNEPIHQPAQPENVDVEGITRGIHHISSPSVDGPRANVFAAGVSVPWALEAQQVLAEDWGVAADVWSVTSFNELRRDGVAVDEHNLLNPEDLQTPYITQKMADNPHPVVAVSDYMRAVPDQIRQYLPNRFTALGADGFGFSDTRQAARRFFKNDTHSIVVAVLQQLAAEGKVDATAPRQAIEKYDLNNVNAGTTGGAGGDA from the coding sequence GTGGCTGCTGAAGAAATCACCCCTTCGATCCTGAGCGGTCTGACCGCCGGTGTCCCCGATGTGGATCCCGAGGAGACCAGCGAATGGGTTGAATCATTCGACGCGTTGGTCAAGGAGCAAGGCACGGAGCGCGCACGCTTCATCATGCGTTCCCTGCTCCAGCGTGCCGGCGCACAGTCCGTGGGCGTCCCCATGGTCACCACCACCGACTACGTGAACACCATCCCGGTGGACCAGGAGCCGGCCTTCCCGGGCAACGAAGAGCTCGAGCGCCGCTACCGCGCCTACATGCGGTGGAACGCCGCGATCATGGTGCACCGCGCGCAGGACCCGCGGATCGGCGTCGGCGGTCACATCTCCACCTACGCGGGTGCCGCGACCCTCTATGAAGTCGGCTTCAACCACTTCTTCCGTGGCAAGGACCACCCGGGCGGCGGCGACCAGGTCTTCTTCCAGGGCCACGCCTCCCCCGGCATGTACGCCCGGGCGTTCATGGAAGGCCGTCTGAGCGAGGAAGACCTCAACGCCTTCCGCCAGGAGAAGTCCAAGGCCCCGCACGGCCTGTCCTCCTACCCGCACCCGCGCCTCATGCCGGAGTTCTGGGAATTCCCGACCGTGTCCATGGGCATCGGCCCCATGAACGCCATCTACCAGGCGCAGTCCAACCGCTACCTGCACAACCGCGGGCTCAAGGACACCAGCGACCAGCACGTCTGGGCCTTCCTCGGCGATGGCGAGATGGACGAGCCGGAGAGCCGCGGCCTGCTGCAGCTCGCGGCGAACGAAGGCCTGGACAACCTGACCTTCGTGATCAACTGCAACCTCCAGCGCCTCGACGGACCCGTCCGCGGCAACGGCAAGATCATGCAGGAGCTCGAAGCCTTCTTCCGCGGCGCGGGCTGGAACGTCATCAAGGTCGTCTGGGGCCGCGAGTGGGACGACCTGCTCGCCAAGGACCAGGACGGTTCGCTCGTCGACATCATGAACACGACGGTCGACGGCGACTACCAGACCTACAAGGCCGAGAACGGCGCCTTCGTGCGTGAGCACTTCTTCGGCCGCACCCCGCAGACCAAGGAACTCGTCGCCGACCTCACCGACGATCAGATCTGGAACCTCAAGCGCGGCGGCCACGACTACCGCAAGGTCTACGCGGCCTACAAGGCAGCCATGGAGTTCAAGGGCAAGCCCACGGTCATCCTGGCGCACACGGTCAAGGGCTACGGCCTCGGCACCCACTTCGAGGGCCGCAACGCGACCCACCAGATGAAGAAGCTGACCATGGAGGACCTCAAGGCCTTCCGCGATCACCTGCGCATCCCGATCACGGATGAAGAGCTCGAGAAGGACCTCTACAACCCGCCGTACTACCACCCGGGCACCGACGCACCGGAGATCAAGTACATGATGGAGCGCCGCGCGGCCCTCGGCGGTTCGGTTCCCGAGCGCCGTGCCAAGCACGACGAACTCGTGCTGCCGTCCGACAAGGCCTACGAGGTCGCGTACAAGGGTTCTGGCAAGCAGAAGGCGGCCACCACGATGGCCTTCGTCCGTCTCCTCAAGGACCTCCTCCGCGACAAGGACTTCGGCAAGCACGTCGCCCTGATCGTCCCGGATGAGTCCCGCACCTTCGGTATGGACGCGTTCTTCCCGACGGCGAAGATCTACAACCCGAACGGCCAGAACTACCTGTCCGTGGACCGTGAGCTCGTCCTGGCCTACAAGGAAGCCGCGACCGGTCAGCTGATCCACCCGGGCATCAACGAGGCCGGCGCCGTCGCCGCGTTCACCGCGGCCGGCACGTCCTACGCGACCCACGGCGTCCCGCTCATCCCGATCTACGTGTTCTATTCGATGTTCGGCTTCCAGCGCACCGGCGACTCCTTCTGGGCCGCCGCGGACCAGATGACGCGTGGCTTCATCATCGGCGCCACCGCCGGCCGCACAACCCTGACGGGTGAAGGTCTCCAGCACGCGGACGGCCATTCGCCGATCCTGGCCGGCACCAACCCGGCCATCCGCAGCTACGACCCGGCCTTCGGCTACGAGATCGCCCACATCATGCGGGACGGCCTGGAGCGCATGTACGGCCCGGACTCCGACGACCGGAACATCATGTACTACCTCACGGTGTACAACGAGCCGATCCACCAGCCGGCGCAGCCGGAGAACGTGGACGTCGAGGGCATCACCCGCGGCATCCACCACATCAGCTCCCCGAGCGTCGACGGCCCCCGTGCCAACGTGTTCGCCGCCGGTGTCTCCGTGCCGTGGGCCCTCGAAGCCCAGCAGGTCCTCGCCGAGGACTGGGGCGTCGCCGCCGATGTCTGGAGTGTCACCTCCTTCAACGAGCTGCGCCGCGACGGCGTGGCCGTGGACGAGCACAACCTGCTCAACCCGGAGGACCTCCAGACCCCGTACATCACGCAGAAGATGGCCGACAACCCCCACCCGGTGGTCGCCGTCTCGGACTACATGCGTGCCGTGCCGGACCAGATCCGCCAGTACCTCCCCAACCGCTTCACCGCGCTGGGTGCGGACGGCTTCGGCTTCTCCGACACTCGTCAGGCCGCGCGCCGCTTCTTCAAGAACGACACCCACTCGATCGTGGTCGCCGTTCTCCAGCAGCTGGCCGCCGAGGGCAAGGTCGACGCGACCGCGCCGCGCCAGGCGATCGAGAAGTACGATCTGAACAACGTGAACGCCGGAACCACGGGCGGTGCGGGCGGCGACGCCTGA